The nucleotide window AATTATAGAAACAGCAACACCGATAATTACAACAAATATTCTAAGAGTGTCAGGTTTTATTTTGCCGGCAATCCTGCCCCCTAATGCACCCCCGGCTAAAGCACCGATTGACATAACAACTGCCGCCGCCCACACAACCTGATCCAAAAACATAAAGTATATCGCCGCTGAAATATTCACACTCAATGATAAGACCTGTTTGACGGCATTCAGACGCGTAAGTGAATCGTCAAGCACAAGCCCAAGAACTGCGAGGATAATTACGCTCAATCCTGCGCCAAAGTAACCGCCGTACACTGCAGCAATTGCAATTGGAATTACCATCCATACTTTAGTTGATAATCCCTTAGTATATTTCCCACCCCGTTTGAGTAACCACTTTCGTAATGGACTTTGAAGCGCGAGCAGTATAGAGGCAAACAAAATTAAGTAAGGTATAAGTTCGCCAAATACTTTTTCACCGGTATTCAATAGAAGCAATCCGCCGGCTAACCCACCCATTATACTTGCAGGGATCAAAGTGATTAAAATTGATTTTTGATTTTTAAGATCATTGGATTGAGCCATTGCGCCGCCAAAGTATCCGGGACAAAGCGCAATAGTGTTTGTGATGTTTGCGGCAACCGGGGGGATACCCAGGGCAGTAAGTACCGGAAATGAAATGAGTGTACCACCCCCTGCAAGGGCATTCACTCCTCCTGCAGCAACCGCGGCAAGAAAGACAATCACAAACTCATATTCAGTTAACATAAAACCAATTCAAATCAGTAATGTAAAAATTATTTTTTATGATATGATAATTACTAAAAGAATATCCCTGCAACAAATGATCTTGCGCCATTGACGGACTTCTATCCTCATAAAATAATTTGAAATATGCCACGCTCGAAAAATCATTCCCTTAAATTTTTCTCATTCAAAACTCTGAATCTTCCGTTTCCATCTGTTAAAGTTGTTCGGTATTTCTTACATTCATTTTTACCTATTATGGAAATTATTACATCAGATAAATTTTATTTTTACTTACTTCTAATTAAAACGAATACAATAAAAAATTTGCTAATTATAATCTTATTTTTAAGAATAGGTAAAAATATTCATTGAATGCTATTCTTAATTTTTGAAATAGAAAAAAATAATCATTAAATCATATTCTTAATTTTCAGAATAGCCAATTAAACTTATTTAATCCATTTAATAAAATATAGAATAGTGTAAAAAATTTATTGGATCATAATCTGAAAATCCTGAATATCATTTGGCATTCATTTTGTTTATTTCTTAAAAAACAGAATGTAATAAAATAGAAACCTGAGCCTTATGATAAACTTAAAACAATTCTTCAACAATCACTTTGCAACTAAGGAAATTTCTGATAATAGCTTGAAGCAATTCGCGGAAATTCACATACAACGGCTGGCAGCAAAAAACACGGGGGGGCAGTATAACCAGATAATTTCGGACACGACTACAGTTTACGATGCCTACCTAAGTGCAATTTCAGATGAAGACACTAAGTTCGCTGCTCAGCAGGGGCGAACTATTAACCTCATGAAAATCGTTGATGAGTTCAAACAGGCAGTTAGTCAAAAGGAGGGAACAATTCGCGGTATATGGGGGGTGGCTTCAAAAGAGTACCAGGAGTTTTTCCCTTACGGTATTACTGAATACTGGGCTGCTCATCTTTCAAATATTGAATCACTGATAACAAGGTTTGTAAATTCTGCTGTTTTGCACCAGGCGGATCTTGGTGCTGCTTTTGTAGATATGTTTAATGTTTATAAGACAAATTTTGCAAACGCCAGAAGTGCGCAGCTTTTAAAGATGGCAGAGGTGGTAGATGCAAAAACTCTATC belongs to Ignavibacteriales bacterium and includes:
- a CDS encoding sulfite exporter TauE/SafE family protein — its product is MLTEYEFVIVFLAAVAAGGVNALAGGGTLISFPVLTALGIPPVAANITNTIALCPGYFGGAMAQSNDLKNQKSILITLIPASIMGGLAGGLLLLNTGEKVFGELIPYLILFASILLALQSPLRKWLLKRGGKYTKGLSTKVWMVIPIAIAAVYGGYFGAGLSVIILAVLGLVLDDSLTRLNAVKQVLSLSVNISAAIYFMFLDQVVWAAAVVMSIGALAGGALGGRIAGKIKPDTLRIFVVIIGVAVSIIYFIK